In Propionimicrobium sp. PCR01-08-3, one DNA window encodes the following:
- the holA gene encoding DNA polymerase III subunit delta, giving the protein MAQTSVFGSSLLIQGSEALLAERAVTTRVTQAQREHPDAELTQVAAPELADGRFADLIGGSLFASWVIVVVTDLANLPDHALALVKQTALHPYPELCLVLVHGGGNKGKGFIDALKKAKVTRIAADPVKSWKLPEFVTSEARRLRMGMDAHAAQDLIDAVGSDLRSLTAALSQLAADYENEQLTGEMVRRYFAGRAEVTSFAVADDALAGRAGPALEKLRWALDTGVAPVLVTSALANSLRGLGKYLELRSVRMPDNDLARQVGVPPWKIRDLSKLSRDWSSRGVSVAIRAVAHTDEQVKGAAADPGFALEQLLLIVQQARKLQAR; this is encoded by the coding sequence GTGGCACAAACATCGGTGTTCGGCAGCAGTCTGCTGATTCAGGGTTCAGAGGCGTTGCTGGCAGAACGTGCCGTTACAACGCGCGTGACGCAGGCACAGCGCGAGCATCCCGACGCCGAGTTGACCCAGGTCGCAGCCCCCGAATTGGCTGATGGACGCTTCGCCGACCTCATCGGTGGCAGCCTGTTCGCGTCCTGGGTCATCGTTGTGGTCACCGATCTTGCCAATCTCCCCGACCACGCATTGGCCTTGGTGAAGCAGACGGCGCTGCACCCGTATCCCGAGCTCTGTCTGGTGCTTGTGCACGGTGGCGGTAATAAAGGCAAGGGATTCATCGATGCGCTCAAGAAGGCAAAAGTCACCAGGATCGCAGCGGACCCGGTCAAGTCGTGGAAGCTGCCGGAGTTCGTCACCTCGGAGGCTCGTCGATTGCGCATGGGCATGGACGCACATGCTGCGCAAGATCTGATCGACGCGGTTGGCTCCGACCTGCGGTCATTGACCGCCGCCCTCAGCCAACTGGCCGCCGATTACGAAAATGAACAGCTGACGGGTGAGATGGTGCGCCGCTACTTTGCGGGCCGCGCCGAGGTGACAAGTTTCGCTGTGGCTGACGATGCCTTGGCCGGTCGCGCAGGCCCGGCGCTGGAGAAGCTGCGCTGGGCGTTGGACACCGGCGTTGCGCCGGTACTGGTGACCAGCGCACTCGCGAACTCACTACGAGGCCTGGGGAAATACCTGGAATTACGCTCCGTACGGATGCCGGACAACGATCTGGCCCGGCAGGTCGGGGTGCCACCGTGGAAGATCAGGGATCTGTCGAAGTTGTCACGCGACTGGTCGTCCAGGGGAGTATCGGTTGCGATCCGGGCGGTAGCTCACACCGACGAACAGGTGAAGGGCGCCGCCGCCGATCCCGGGTTCGCCCTCGAGCAACTGTTACTTATCGTGCAGCAGGCCAGGAAGCTCCAGGCACGTTGA
- a CDS encoding DUF3097 domain-containing protein: MGFTNDRYGRDVLDPKAQRNRRPQTKDVPMQLGMVVEDPSSGFVGEIMGWENGLVILEDRKGKRRSFPVGPGFWLEGKPVALRIPPRTGSTKRYTASGARATPDGPAKVALPSRIYVEGRHDAELVEKIWGGDLRHVGAVVEYLGGIDDLVAIVAEFQPEPGRRLGVLVDHLVTGSKETRIAEQVARGGYGDVVQITGHRFIDIWQAIKPETIGIKAWPKVPRDVDFKKGTLTALGLPHKDQTDIAHAWQWMLSKVRTFRDLDPDFNREMEKLIDFVTQDHLDELG, translated from the coding sequence GTGGGGTTCACCAATGATCGTTATGGCCGTGACGTGCTCGACCCGAAGGCCCAGCGCAATCGTCGTCCGCAGACCAAGGACGTGCCGATGCAACTGGGCATGGTCGTCGAAGACCCGTCGTCCGGATTCGTCGGCGAGATCATGGGCTGGGAGAACGGTCTGGTGATTCTGGAGGACCGCAAGGGCAAGCGCCGCAGCTTTCCGGTCGGTCCGGGATTCTGGCTCGAAGGTAAGCCGGTCGCCCTGCGGATTCCGCCGCGCACCGGCTCCACCAAGCGCTATACCGCCTCGGGTGCCAGGGCGACCCCCGATGGGCCCGCGAAGGTGGCGCTGCCCAGCCGCATCTACGTCGAGGGACGCCACGACGCCGAACTGGTCGAGAAGATCTGGGGTGGCGACCTGCGCCACGTCGGCGCGGTCGTCGAATACCTGGGTGGCATCGACGACCTGGTGGCGATCGTCGCCGAGTTCCAGCCAGAGCCCGGACGAAGGCTTGGCGTCCTGGTCGACCACCTGGTGACCGGCTCCAAGGAGACCCGGATCGCCGAGCAGGTGGCGCGCGGCGGCTACGGGGATGTAGTCCAGATCACCGGGCATCGGTTCATCGACATCTGGCAGGCCATCAAACCCGAGACGATCGGTATCAAGGCCTGGCCCAAGGTGCCGCGTGATGTCGACTTCAAGAAGGGCACGCTGACCGCTCTCGGCCTGCCACACAAGGACCAGACTGACATCGCGCACGCCTGGCAGTGGATGCTCTCCAAGGTGCGCACCTTCCGCGACTTGGATCCCGATTTCAACCGTGAGATGGAGAAACTGATCGACTTCGTCACCCAAGACCATCTCGACGAACTCGGGTAG
- a CDS encoding tagaturonate epimerase family protein, producing MTIGKYSLGTGDRFGKEGAAQVAAFEKIKADGVDVDIVWNKSNREHTIIGTSPADQRKAADDAIAKTGWKGQYFVDADHINMTNADWFIDVCDFFTIDITDLIGKETTEENAAAFLERTKPLLGEHKVPGQDAPIVVTEEVLEKLAHRYLYGLEDAKRLYDRVVEKGGNIRHVELAMDESPERQGPADLLVILSEVAHEQLPIDTVAVKFVGRFNKGVDYDGDVDEFLAEFRADVAVIQYAIAKWGLHKNLKLSVHTGSDKFSLYPGMGAIVREFDTGLHLKTAGTTWLEELIGLAEGGGEGLTIAKEIYRTAYGMQDELVGPYADVIDIDPAQLPNPDEVDSWDSKQFADALRHDQSNPAYNKNLRQLLHISFKLAAKMGDRYLNALDEHREHVERNVTENLYERHLKPLFEA from the coding sequence ATGACGATTGGGAAGTACTCCCTCGGCACCGGTGACCGTTTCGGCAAGGAAGGCGCTGCACAGGTCGCTGCATTCGAAAAGATCAAGGCGGACGGAGTCGATGTCGACATCGTCTGGAACAAGTCCAACCGCGAGCACACCATCATCGGTACTTCGCCTGCTGATCAGCGTAAGGCGGCCGATGACGCGATCGCCAAGACCGGCTGGAAGGGTCAGTACTTCGTTGATGCCGACCACATCAATATGACCAACGCCGATTGGTTCATTGATGTGTGCGATTTCTTCACCATCGATATCACCGATCTGATCGGCAAGGAGACGACCGAGGAGAACGCTGCCGCTTTCCTCGAGCGCACCAAGCCGCTGTTAGGTGAGCACAAGGTGCCCGGCCAGGACGCCCCGATCGTGGTCACCGAAGAGGTGCTCGAGAAGCTGGCTCATCGCTATCTCTATGGCCTGGAGGACGCCAAGCGCCTCTACGACCGTGTCGTGGAGAAGGGCGGCAACATCCGCCATGTCGAGCTGGCGATGGACGAGTCCCCCGAGCGTCAGGGCCCGGCCGATCTGCTGGTTATTTTGTCCGAGGTCGCCCATGAGCAGTTGCCCATCGACACCGTTGCCGTGAAGTTCGTCGGCCGGTTCAACAAGGGCGTCGACTACGACGGCGATGTGGACGAGTTCCTCGCCGAGTTCCGCGCCGATGTCGCCGTGATCCAGTACGCGATCGCCAAGTGGGGTCTGCACAAGAACCTGAAGCTGTCGGTACATACCGGCTCCGACAAGTTCTCGCTGTACCCGGGCATGGGCGCGATCGTCCGGGAGTTCGACACCGGTCTGCATCTGAAGACCGCGGGCACCACCTGGCTGGAGGAGCTCATCGGTTTGGCCGAGGGCGGCGGCGAGGGTTTGACAATTGCCAAGGAGATCTACCGCACTGCTTATGGCATGCAGGACGAGTTGGTAGGTCCCTATGCGGACGTCATCGACATCGATCCCGCTCAGTTGCCCAACCCCGACGAGGTCGACAGCTGGGATTCCAAGCAGTTCGCTGATGCCCTGCGTCATGATCAGTCGAACCCGGCTTACAACAAGAACCTGCGCCAGCTGCTGCATATCTCGTTCAAGCTGGCCGCCAAGATGGGTGACCGTTACCTCAATGCGTTGGACGAGCACCGTGAGCACGTTGAGCGCAACGTCACCGAGAACCTCTACGAGCGTCACCTGAAGCCGCTCTTCGAGGCCTGA
- a CDS encoding cupin domain-containing protein yields MSETPLTESAVVLDINTDLPVVRESTTSRVIVNNPLLRVVDFTFAPGQLLTEHASPRAVVVTLLDGEMTFEVEGESHTMHAGDVIYLAPDARHALTAITECRMQLVMVDTQQARTDG; encoded by the coding sequence ATGAGCGAAACTCCACTCACCGAATCAGCCGTCGTCCTCGACATCAACACCGACCTTCCGGTCGTCCGCGAGTCGACCACCTCACGGGTCATCGTCAACAATCCCCTGTTGCGGGTGGTCGACTTCACCTTCGCACCGGGGCAGTTGCTCACCGAGCATGCCTCGCCGCGCGCAGTGGTGGTCACCCTCCTCGACGGAGAGATGACCTTCGAGGTGGAGGGCGAATCGCACACCATGCACGCCGGTGACGTTATCTATCTCGCTCCGGATGCGCGGCATGCACTCACGGCGATCACCGAATGCCGGATGCAATTGGTCATGGTCGACACCCAGCAGGCAAGGACAGATGGATGA
- the lepA gene encoding translation elongation factor 4: protein MPVPAPGQTDPAIVRNFSIIAHIDHGKSTLADRMLQLTGVVDERAMRAQYLDRMDIERERGITIKSQAVRMPWASAGDDYVLNMIDTPGHVDFTYEVSRSLAACEGAVLLVDAAQGIEAQTLANLYLALEDDLEIIPVLNKIDLPGAQPEKFARELASIIGCDIDEVLKVSAKTGEGVPELLDQIVTQVPPPAGEPDDPARALIFDSVYDAYRGVVTYIRVVDGEIRHRDRILMMSTNATHEVLELGVISPEPVKSPALRVGEVGYLITGVKDVRQSRVGDTVTLAAKPASEMLAGYRNPNPMVFAGIYPIDGDDFPELREALEKLQLNDAALTYEPETSAALGFGFRVGFLGLLHMEIVRERLEREFNLDLISTAPNVNYRVVMEDHTEHEVTNPSEFPEGKIAEVYEPMIKATILTPAEFIGTIIELCQVRRGVQLGLDYLSEDRVELHYQLPLAEIVFDFFDALKSRTRGYASLDYDEAGSQVADLVKVDILLNGEPVDAFSSIVHRDKAYAYGVAMTHKLKELIPRQQFEVPVQAAIGARVIARETIRAMRKDVLAKCYGGDITRKRKLLEKQKEGKKRMKTVGRVEVPQEAFVAALSTGEGSGKDKR from the coding sequence ATGCCTGTTCCTGCACCCGGCCAGACCGACCCGGCCATCGTCCGCAACTTCAGCATCATTGCCCACATCGATCACGGCAAATCCACGCTGGCCGATCGCATGCTGCAGCTCACCGGAGTCGTGGACGAACGGGCGATGCGCGCCCAATACCTCGACCGGATGGACATCGAACGCGAACGCGGCATCACCATCAAGTCGCAGGCCGTGCGGATGCCGTGGGCGTCCGCCGGTGATGACTATGTGCTGAACATGATCGACACACCCGGTCACGTCGACTTCACCTACGAGGTGAGCCGTTCGCTGGCGGCCTGCGAGGGTGCCGTGTTGCTGGTGGACGCCGCCCAGGGCATTGAGGCTCAGACCCTCGCCAATCTCTACTTGGCTCTTGAGGACGATCTGGAGATCATTCCGGTGCTCAACAAGATCGACCTGCCCGGCGCGCAGCCCGAGAAATTCGCACGCGAGCTGGCGTCCATTATCGGCTGCGACATCGATGAGGTGCTCAAGGTCAGCGCGAAGACCGGCGAGGGAGTGCCCGAACTGCTCGACCAGATCGTGACACAGGTGCCGCCGCCCGCAGGCGAACCGGACGACCCGGCCCGGGCACTGATCTTCGACTCGGTCTACGACGCCTATCGCGGTGTCGTCACCTACATCAGGGTGGTCGACGGCGAAATCAGGCATCGCGACCGCATCTTGATGATGTCGACCAACGCCACCCATGAGGTGCTCGAGCTGGGCGTCATCTCGCCCGAGCCGGTGAAGTCACCCGCCTTGAGGGTGGGGGAGGTCGGCTACCTGATCACCGGCGTGAAGGACGTCCGGCAGTCCAGGGTCGGCGACACGGTGACGTTGGCCGCCAAACCGGCGTCCGAGATGCTGGCCGGCTACCGCAACCCGAATCCGATGGTCTTCGCCGGCATCTATCCGATCGACGGCGACGATTTCCCGGAGCTTCGTGAGGCGCTCGAAAAGCTGCAGCTCAACGATGCCGCGCTGACTTATGAGCCGGAGACCTCGGCTGCGCTAGGGTTCGGATTCCGGGTGGGATTCCTCGGCCTGCTGCACATGGAGATCGTTCGCGAACGGTTGGAACGCGAGTTCAATCTCGATCTGATCAGCACCGCCCCGAACGTGAATTACCGCGTGGTCATGGAGGACCATACCGAGCATGAGGTGACCAACCCGTCGGAGTTTCCCGAGGGCAAGATCGCCGAGGTCTATGAGCCGATGATCAAGGCCACGATCCTGACCCCTGCGGAATTCATCGGTACGATCATCGAGTTGTGCCAGGTCCGCCGCGGGGTGCAGCTGGGCCTCGACTATCTCTCCGAGGACAGGGTCGAGCTGCATTACCAGTTGCCGCTCGCAGAGATCGTTTTCGACTTCTTCGATGCCCTGAAATCGCGGACGAGGGGATACGCCTCGCTCGACTACGACGAGGCGGGCTCGCAGGTCGCCGATCTGGTCAAGGTCGACATCTTGCTGAACGGTGAACCGGTGGACGCGTTCAGCTCCATCGTCCATAGGGACAAGGCCTATGCCTACGGTGTGGCGATGACCCACAAACTGAAGGAGCTCATTCCGCGCCAGCAGTTCGAGGTGCCGGTGCAGGCCGCGATCGGCGCCCGAGTGATTGCCCGGGAGACGATCCGCGCGATGCGCAAGGACGTGCTGGCCAAGTGCTATGGCGGCGATATCACCCGCAAGCGCAAGCTGCTGGAGAAGCAGAAAGAGGGCAAGAAGCGGATGAAGACGGTGGGGCGCGTCGAGGTGCCGCAGGAGGCCTTCGTCGCGGCCCTGTCCACCGGGGAGGGCTCGGGCAAGGACAAGCGCTGA
- the hemW gene encoding radical SAM family heme chaperone HemW, producing the protein MPSAPPPGDPAPADGSLPASALAELPVRPLSFYVHVPFCRVRCGYCDFNTYTADQLGVDAGPDAWLRAVHAEIDMAACVLGERAPAVDTVFFGGGTPTLLRPSHLTSVLAHISGRFGLRPDVEVTTEANPETIGPAELDELLAGGINRISLGMQSAVPHVLATLDRVHTPGRALELVGLARQAGFDQISLDLIYGTPGEQPADWQTSLDAVCSVHPDHVSAYALVIEPGTAMARKVAHGEIQPVDDDEQADDYLMAEATLTAAGYQNYEVSNWARDSAHRARHNMAYWTGANWWGIGPGAHSHVGGVRWWNLRHPGRYAATLAEGHSPAQAREILDADTRRIERVMLELRLADGLSIDVLTPTEQARLPRIAERELVKLDAGRVRLTLQGRLLADAVIRNLLD; encoded by the coding sequence ATGCCTTCTGCGCCGCCACCTGGAGATCCGGCTCCTGCCGACGGGTCGCTCCCGGCGTCCGCGCTGGCCGAATTGCCGGTTCGTCCGCTCAGCTTCTATGTGCATGTGCCGTTTTGCCGGGTGCGGTGCGGGTATTGCGATTTCAACACCTACACGGCTGACCAACTCGGCGTAGATGCGGGCCCGGACGCATGGTTACGCGCGGTTCACGCCGAGATCGACATGGCTGCGTGCGTGTTGGGCGAGCGCGCCCCCGCGGTCGACACCGTGTTCTTCGGCGGTGGCACACCGACGCTATTGAGGCCATCTCATTTGACGAGTGTGCTGGCCCATATCTCCGGTCGGTTCGGTCTCCGGCCAGACGTCGAAGTGACCACCGAGGCAAACCCCGAGACGATCGGTCCTGCCGAGTTGGACGAGTTGCTGGCAGGTGGCATCAACCGGATCAGTCTCGGTATGCAGTCGGCCGTCCCGCATGTGCTGGCCACTCTCGACCGTGTGCATACCCCCGGACGCGCTTTGGAGCTCGTCGGATTGGCCAGGCAGGCCGGGTTCGATCAGATCAGCCTCGACCTCATCTATGGCACGCCGGGGGAGCAGCCTGCCGATTGGCAGACCAGCTTGGACGCGGTTTGCTCCGTGCATCCCGATCACGTCTCTGCTTACGCGTTGGTCATCGAACCCGGTACGGCGATGGCCCGCAAGGTTGCGCATGGCGAGATCCAGCCGGTGGACGACGATGAACAGGCCGACGACTACCTGATGGCCGAGGCCACTCTGACCGCCGCCGGGTATCAGAACTATGAGGTCAGCAATTGGGCGCGGGACTCCGCGCACCGGGCCCGGCACAACATGGCCTACTGGACCGGCGCGAACTGGTGGGGGATAGGCCCGGGCGCGCACTCGCATGTCGGGGGCGTCCGATGGTGGAATCTGCGCCATCCAGGCCGCTATGCGGCCACCCTCGCCGAAGGACACAGCCCCGCACAGGCGCGTGAGATATTGGACGCCGACACCCGACGAATCGAACGGGTGATGCTCGAACTCCGGCTCGCTGATGGGTTATCGATAGACGTGTTGACCCCGACCGAACAGGCCCGATTGCCTCGGATCGCGGAGCGCGAGTTGGTCAAGCTGGACGCTGGTCGCGTCCGGTTGACTCTGCAGGGGCGCCTGCTGGCGGACGCAGTGATCCGCAACCTGCTCGATTAG
- the rpsT gene encoding 30S ribosomal protein S20 has translation MANIKSQKKRILTNAKATARNKAVKSALRTNIRKFREAADAGDAEKAQECAKVANRALDKAVSKGVIHKNQAANRKSAIASRAAAL, from the coding sequence GTGGCGAACATCAAGTCGCAGAAGAAGCGCATTCTCACCAACGCGAAGGCAACCGCTCGCAATAAGGCCGTGAAGTCGGCACTGCGCACGAACATCCGTAAGTTCCGCGAGGCTGCCGATGCCGGCGACGCCGAGAAGGCGCAGGAGTGTGCGAAGGTAGCGAACCGCGCGCTCGACAAGGCCGTGTCGAAGGGCGTCATCCACAAGAACCAGGCCGCCAATCGCAAATCTGCCATCGCTTCGCGTGCCGCGGCTCTCTGA
- a CDS encoding class I SAM-dependent methyltransferase → MTDTSYTENAAGPTTSDEHRAAGHWLLAKMGKKVLRPGGIELTRKLLTQLNIGTGDKVVELGPGIGRTAEIVLAGNYATYIGVDPNQDARAQIAKVLAGHHDASVVQGDARNNGLPDASADLVISEAMLTMQSAADKQKIADEVFRTLAPGGRWGMHEMSLRPDDVDQSVVDQISKALSRTIKVGARPLTAADWTKLVTDAGFELEWQGHNSMRLVDPTRIIADEGLRGALRFFNNVRRNPEARKRILAMRKVFHDNQQNLGAIALVARKPA, encoded by the coding sequence ATGACCGACACCAGCTACACCGAAAACGCCGCCGGCCCAACCACTTCCGACGAGCACCGCGCGGCAGGCCACTGGCTGCTCGCCAAGATGGGCAAGAAGGTGCTGCGTCCGGGCGGCATCGAGCTGACCCGCAAGCTGCTCACCCAGCTGAATATCGGGACCGGCGACAAGGTTGTCGAATTGGGCCCGGGCATTGGCCGCACCGCCGAGATCGTTCTCGCCGGCAACTACGCCACCTACATCGGAGTCGACCCCAATCAGGACGCCCGCGCGCAGATCGCCAAGGTGCTCGCCGGCCATCACGATGCCTCGGTCGTCCAAGGTGATGCCCGCAACAACGGGCTGCCGGATGCGAGTGCCGATCTGGTGATCTCGGAGGCCATGCTCACCATGCAATCGGCTGCCGACAAGCAAAAGATCGCGGACGAGGTCTTCCGAACCCTGGCTCCGGGCGGACGCTGGGGTATGCACGAGATGTCCTTGCGTCCGGACGATGTCGACCAGTCGGTCGTCGACCAGATCTCGAAGGCGCTCTCCCGGACGATCAAGGTTGGTGCGCGTCCGCTCACCGCAGCCGATTGGACGAAGCTGGTCACCGACGCCGGTTTCGAGCTGGAGTGGCAGGGGCACAACTCGATGCGGCTGGTCGACCCAACCCGGATCATCGCGGACGAGGGCCTGCGCGGGGCACTGCGCTTCTTCAACAACGTGCGCCGCAATCCGGAAGCCCGCAAACGCATCCTCGCGATGCGGAAAGTCTTTCACGACAACCAGCAGAATCTGGGCGCGATCGCCCTGGTGGCACGCAAACCGGCGTGA
- a CDS encoding alpha-amylase family glycosyl hydrolase, producing the protein MTDTSPESTNSSEQEPQQTASAPPEADAQDAKDQQNVSVPPDSDAGEGGPDDAHDDALYDEDPGANPGADGEADAEDEYIPPAQDESVTAFAPEMWELGGWPLGATYDPQNTMTSFAVYAPKATRVVIELYDKPLGADATHQFDTVKGEDGIWRSQLVGVEPGRLYAYRVWGRNWDVDETWRPGTLAGFKSDRDEEGNHFNPNKVLLDPYAREISHVPRSPKIIEMGQDRGVFATGGGDYHGKPRRSVDSGRYAPKGVVICDNTSTGDAPRRPAQDVTIYEGHLKNLTMHPSAVKLGDYLSGEESFEDVHNIPDELRGTYAGAAYLAPYLKGLGFTTIELLPVHETDSDQVGDQNGTTNFWGYQTIGFFAPNRDYAHDKTPGGPSREFKEMVRAFHEHDIEVYLDVVFNHTAEGGNWDNDIDSAAFTTFGGFATTHYYDLTADGFIVDGATGSSNQTNFSTRAMCDVVMNSLIYWHDNMGVDGFRFDLATVLGRFPAASDKDDWGGRRRFFNAHPLLREAVDWANEQEIEVIAEAWDLWGYEVGNFPSGWGEWNGRFRDAVRHYLKGDGNTRAFIELFNGDWLHFNDNAGPQKSINFVTAHDGFTMMDLVSFNEPNNNQEYPFGPSDGGSPQNNSWDSGGDQALRRTRWRNNWVSLMCARGVPMVVSGDEYGRTQNGNNNPWNLNTIGMWNNWAQLASNAPTRIPVDPNDPEVGSYFDVVGECDSEPDVNPMFRFARFTARLRALDVTLRQKTWGSGKLDSDNVSYLYYRPDLSGEPGLTDRQMTVLINGAGVGGTDYLVMINMYTSSAVFKVPDPTEIQRRDLKWHRLIDTAPWAESQGNCWPPSQGDVIEGSYTVEPWSIAVLAAANDQSPVFGYRGFRTPIRRGRLDASSLAE; encoded by the coding sequence ATGACTGATACCTCGCCCGAGTCGACCAACTCCAGTGAGCAGGAGCCACAACAGACCGCATCGGCACCCCCAGAAGCAGACGCTCAGGACGCGAAGGATCAGCAGAACGTAAGCGTCCCCCCGGATTCGGATGCCGGGGAAGGCGGTCCGGACGATGCGCACGATGATGCGCTGTATGACGAGGATCCCGGCGCGAACCCCGGCGCAGATGGCGAGGCCGATGCGGAAGACGAATACATTCCCCCGGCCCAAGACGAATCGGTGACCGCATTTGCCCCCGAGATGTGGGAGCTGGGCGGCTGGCCGTTGGGCGCCACCTATGACCCGCAGAACACGATGACCTCGTTCGCGGTCTACGCACCGAAAGCGACCCGAGTCGTCATCGAGCTCTACGACAAGCCGCTGGGTGCCGACGCCACTCACCAGTTCGACACGGTCAAGGGGGAGGACGGTATCTGGCGTAGCCAGCTGGTAGGCGTCGAGCCGGGCAGGCTTTATGCGTACCGAGTCTGGGGCCGCAACTGGGATGTGGACGAAACGTGGCGTCCGGGCACGCTCGCCGGATTCAAGTCGGATCGCGACGAGGAGGGCAACCACTTCAACCCGAACAAGGTGCTGCTCGACCCCTACGCCCGCGAGATCAGCCACGTTCCGCGCAGCCCAAAGATCATCGAGATGGGCCAGGATAGGGGAGTTTTCGCCACTGGTGGCGGTGACTACCACGGCAAGCCGCGCCGCAGCGTCGATTCCGGACGCTATGCGCCCAAAGGTGTGGTGATCTGCGACAACACGTCGACCGGAGATGCGCCCAGGCGTCCGGCTCAAGACGTCACGATCTATGAGGGACACCTGAAGAACCTCACGATGCACCCGTCCGCGGTGAAGCTGGGCGACTACCTTTCGGGCGAGGAGTCGTTCGAAGACGTTCACAACATTCCGGACGAGTTGCGCGGCACCTATGCCGGCGCCGCCTATCTGGCGCCCTACCTCAAGGGCCTCGGTTTCACCACCATCGAGCTGCTGCCGGTGCACGAAACCGATTCCGATCAGGTTGGCGACCAGAACGGCACCACCAATTTCTGGGGTTATCAGACCATCGGGTTCTTCGCGCCGAACCGGGACTACGCCCACGACAAAACGCCCGGCGGCCCGTCACGCGAGTTCAAGGAAATGGTGCGGGCCTTTCATGAGCACGACATCGAGGTCTATCTTGATGTCGTCTTCAACCACACCGCCGAGGGCGGCAACTGGGACAACGACATCGATTCGGCTGCCTTCACGACCTTCGGCGGGTTCGCCACCACGCACTATTACGATCTGACCGCCGACGGATTCATCGTCGACGGAGCCACCGGGTCGTCCAATCAGACGAACTTCTCCACCCGCGCCATGTGCGATGTCGTGATGAACTCGCTCATCTACTGGCATGACAACATGGGCGTCGACGGATTCAGGTTCGATCTCGCGACGGTTCTCGGACGCTTCCCCGCCGCGTCCGACAAGGACGATTGGGGCGGCAGGAGGCGCTTTTTCAATGCTCATCCACTGCTACGTGAAGCCGTCGACTGGGCCAACGAACAAGAGATCGAGGTCATCGCTGAAGCATGGGATCTGTGGGGGTATGAGGTCGGTAACTTCCCCTCTGGCTGGGGCGAATGGAACGGCCGATTCCGCGACGCGGTGCGCCACTACCTGAAGGGTGACGGCAACACTCGGGCCTTCATCGAACTGTTCAACGGCGACTGGCTGCATTTTAACGACAACGCCGGGCCGCAGAAGTCCATCAATTTCGTGACCGCTCACGACGGCTTCACCATGATGGATCTGGTGAGTTTCAACGAACCCAACAACAACCAGGAGTATCCCTTCGGACCATCCGATGGGGGATCCCCGCAGAACAATTCCTGGGATTCGGGCGGCGATCAGGCGCTGCGGCGCACCCGCTGGCGCAACAACTGGGTGAGCCTGATGTGCGCGCGCGGGGTGCCGATGGTGGTCAGCGGCGACGAATACGGCCGGACGCAGAACGGGAACAACAATCCGTGGAACCTGAACACCATCGGGATGTGGAACAACTGGGCCCAGCTTGCGTCCAACGCCCCGACCAGGATTCCGGTCGATCCCAACGATCCGGAGGTCGGCTCCTATTTCGACGTCGTGGGTGAGTGCGATTCCGAGCCCGACGTCAATCCGATGTTCCGGTTCGCCAGGTTCACGGCCAGGCTCAGGGCACTCGATGTCACGTTGCGGCAAAAGACCTGGGGATCGGGAAAGCTGGATTCGGACAACGTCAGCTACCTCTACTACCGGCCCGATCTGTCGGGTGAACCAGGGCTCACCGACCGCCAGATGACCGTATTGATCAACGGGGCCGGCGTCGGCGGCACCGACTATCTGGTGATGATCAACATGTACACATCGTCGGCGGTGTTCAAGGTGCCCGATCCGACCGAGATCCAGAGACGCGATCTGAAATGGCATCGGCTCATCGACACCGCCCCGTGGGCAGAATCCCAAGGTAATTGTTGGCCACCGTCGCAGGGCGATGTCATCGAGGGTAGCTATACGGTTGAGCCGTGGTCGATAGCCGTACTTGCGGCTGCCAACGATCAATCGCCGGTGTTCGGCTATCGGGGTTTTCGGACTCCAATCAGGCGTGGCCGGTTGGACGCGTCATCGCTGGCCGAGTGA